One Actinosynnema pretiosum DNA segment encodes these proteins:
- a CDS encoding DUF1684 domain-containing protein: MGEGFIEQWRRWKDERERTLAAPLGWLALVSLDWLDEQPRGYAGLPGVWWQDADAAYFDPQGARAAQSGFPVLGQSRFELVNSGAGARIAIGDVEVEVARRGGYLIRVHDPKAAALLEFDGVPSYPPDPDWRIEGVYEPFPEPRPTTVGAVVEGLSHVYTAPGVVRFAHGGREHALTAFNGKRRGLNVLFTDATSGVTTYAANRSLEIAEPDEDNRVVLDFNRATNLPCAFTDYATCPLPPEGNNLPFAVEAGEKTPHGR; encoded by the coding sequence GTGGGCGAGGGTTTCATCGAGCAGTGGCGGCGCTGGAAGGACGAGCGCGAGCGGACCCTGGCCGCGCCGCTCGGCTGGCTCGCGCTGGTGTCGCTGGACTGGCTGGACGAGCAGCCGCGCGGCTACGCCGGGCTGCCGGGCGTGTGGTGGCAGGACGCGGACGCGGCCTACTTCGACCCGCAGGGGGCGCGGGCGGCGCAGAGCGGGTTCCCGGTGCTGGGGCAGAGCAGGTTCGAGCTGGTCAACAGCGGGGCGGGCGCGCGGATCGCGATCGGCGACGTCGAGGTGGAGGTGGCGCGGCGGGGCGGGTACCTGATCCGCGTGCACGACCCGAAGGCGGCGGCGCTGCTGGAGTTCGACGGCGTGCCGAGCTACCCGCCGGACCCGGACTGGCGGATCGAGGGCGTCTACGAGCCGTTCCCCGAGCCGAGGCCGACGACGGTGGGCGCGGTCGTGGAGGGCCTGAGCCACGTCTACACCGCGCCCGGCGTGGTCCGGTTCGCCCACGGCGGGCGGGAGCACGCGCTGACCGCGTTCAACGGCAAGCGGCGCGGGCTGAACGTGCTGTTCACGGACGCCACGAGCGGCGTGACGACGTACGCGGCGAACCGCTCCCTGGAGATCGCGGAACCGGACGAGGACAACCGGGTGGTCCTGGACTTCAACCGCGCGACGAACCTGCCGTGCGCGTTCACCGACTACGCCACCTGCCCGCTGCCGCCCGAGGGCAACAACCTGCCGTTCGCGGTGGAGGCGGGGGAGAAGACGCCGCACGGGCGCTGA